The region tccgtggtgtcccatttccacaccaggcaaatgctggggctgtaccttaattaaggccacggccgtttccttccaactcctaggcctttcctatcccatcatcgtcataagacctatctgtgtcggtgcgacgtaaagcccctagggaaaaaaaaaatcatgtacgACATCGGTGAAGTATGCtctgcaccaaaacgtatatatacgggtttggcgctGAATGGGTTAAAGAGATCATTATTGGAAAAAATATTAACAAAAGACAAGATAGTCTTCCTCACTGTTTTTATTTACATCCATACGTACGTCAAATattggagtaccgggcgagttggccgtgcggttaggggcacacagctatgagcttgctccgggagatagtgggttcaaaccccactgtcggcagccttgaagatggttttccatggtttcccattatcacaccaggcaaatgctggggctgtacctaaattgaggccacggctgcctccttttTGTTTCAATATTTTCGTTGTCCCCTGATGTAGGTCAACTGATATCTGTACCGCTGTTGGCTTAATTATTATGTTCAGTCATTAGTTGATATACGTAAGTttttattgaagttgaaccgtttGTTTtctagtctgtaaaatggataatagaAATCAAATTAAGAGTTAAAAAATGGTGACTGACAGGAAACATTCAAGGTAAGTTATGATGAGCGAAAATTGTTTTAACCATCAGCacctcatatttttaatttttataatattttttaaggaaacatttttttaacaaacacttcatattgtgtgtctaatgtttttaatttattatgtatatttTACTGAGAATGACCCTGTGCTGTGTTGAAACATGTCTCtgtaaaatttcatcttaattggatgtaaatattgtagtattgactaggaggataatcaacacaattttgtacaatttgtaagaagAACTGGTGTACTGTATTCAACACATTttgtttgtgttttcatgtttgtccttttctCCACTTTGTATTGCTCCCTCTTACGATTCTGACTTGTCATTGTTGTCATATTACTGTATGTATTTCCGTTCATGTTTGTATCATTCTAtatatgatttattttattttccagttcACAACCTGAAGATTCCATGCTAGGTTCTGGCGAGGACAAGCTTAGATGCTTTGCATGCTCAGGTGAATTTGAGCACGAGGAGAAGTTGAAACATCATCTTATTTCTCATGGCGCATTGAAGTTGGGCTTAAAAGACAATTTTGAGTGTTATGTTTGTTCACAAGAGTTTAGTAAAAAGGCTTATTTGGAGGAACATTCCTCGAGCCATGGATCAGGCAATTACCGCTGCCCAACATGTCTTGCCAAGTTTAACTACCATGTTTACTTGAAGGAGCATATGCAAGTTAACCCTGATCATAATCCTTTCAGGTGTGACATATGTGGTAAAATGTATCACTGGGTGGGGCACCTGAAACAGCACCAAGTCACGCACATGCCGCACAAGGAAGGGGGTAAGTTTATGTGTTCAGTGTGTAAAAAAGAACTTAGTAACAGGAAGAGTTTCATGCGCCATGTGTTATCACATGACATTAAACCCGAATTTCAGTGCCCTACTTGTTCAAAAGCGTTCGCTAGGAAGAGTCATTTAGACCGTCACATCTTGGCGCACGGGAAAAGCAAGTCTTTTGAATGTCCTCTGTGCTCGAAGAATTTTGTGATGGGTAATGATTTAAATAAACATATATCGATGCATGGTGAAACCGAACAATTTCAGTGCTTCATATGTTATGAGGATATTATTGGCCGGGAGAAAATGAATCAACATTTACTGTTACATAAAGGTGTTGAGATGTTCACTTGCTCCATTTGTCTCAAAGACTTCTCTAACAAGAAGAATTTCAGATCTCATGCTTCCATGCACAGTGGGGAGAAGAATTACAAATGCACCATTTGCGGCAAGGAATTCCGACGCCGTGATTATCTGAGAGCGCATTCTGCGGTTCATAAAACAGACCGGAACTTTCAGTGTGATAAATGTCCCAAGAAATTTGTTCTCGAAAGCTCCTTGAAGAAACATATGGCTAAACATATGGAAGACGATGAGGATTCAACGCCATTTCATCCCGAGATTGTGTCTCGTGAAGAACCTGAAGAAATTGTCCCAGACAAGTTTGTCGGTATTTCTCAGGACGTTCTTGTCAAACAAGAGGTGGAACCAGAGTGAGGACATGTATAATTACTACTAAGGCAGTGGATGAGACATAGTGTGTCTGACTCGCAATCCTGTCTAAGGTTGCTGGTTTCTGAAGGCTGACAAAAATCTTAACACTCCATGTCATAATTGAAGCGTGCGGCCGAATAAGGTCTATGTTACACCCGGCGTGTTTCGAGTTACGGGCTTGAAAACGTCGGAGAGCTTCAGTATGCCTGGTGGCAGGCAAGTGCACATGTATACCCATATTCCGCACAAGCTAATTCTCTAACGTAACTTGTGGAAATCGTGTCCACAGACCTTAATCCGCCAAATAATCAGTATGGCTAAAAATGTAACATAGACCCTTATTCAACTGTTCGCTTCAATTGTTGACATGCTAAAGTTGTCTGGTGAGGGCTTAGCACCCATCCGACGAAGTTAACTCAAGCTTAGGAATTGACCAGTAGAGTTCCTGTTTGTTCCTTGATGGCAGCACAATCAGAATATTTAAATTGTTATTAACTCGTTTAAAATACGATTGCACTCTGCCATGCAAAGACCTACTGCTTGTTTACATGTGGTGCTCTGCAATTTGGCTTTGTCGCTAGGTACAGTGGCACCGTAAATCTGTGACTGCTCAGGTAGTGGGCCATCTCTTAGTGATACAGTTGTTCCTTTGACTGTAATGTTCGTCACTTTTTACAATCTTGTTTTGCAAACCTGATGTTTttattccacctgatcaatacattttattttttatgaacaGGACTGGTTTCGGCTGTTTGACTCGGTTCTTCAGCTACTCATTTATGCAAGTTAATCTAAAATAAGGACACAGTCATTAAATAAAATGGGATTTGTAAACCCTGAGCTAAAAGTATAAATACATTGTGATACTCTTTAGTACACATTCAATTCTTGGATTTTCACTTGACACTAGTCTTCTGAAGTAATGAGAATAGactaccgtatttctccgaatccaagacgaccctgaaCGCAAGACAACTCCCGCTTTACCTTCAAAAAAATGAAATCAGGCtttaaaagtgctttgtaaaatcatatgaatgtgttgtatacaaggaacttaatATACAagacacaacataaaagtttattacttGGAAATTTTCACACAGTATGTGCACAAAAGGAACGAAACTTCTCTTGGTGGTGTTGTACACTTCAGTGATAACATAAattagtagactgagggtctgaaaACTATTTACACTTATACACATatataggtagcaggtagggaccctcttcggaggcagccctacccagggagtggcgcccctgcctatgtgagtcccagagcacactgacccggtgtgtaacatctggtatgggtcccagctcagggttacgagtgaagacctcaacggcatctacggcggagaaggtggacttcggtacggcggagatggcggaaggggcatacccgtagcgtctgtactccagaggagcggctacgaaaggcgtctgtctccatgttaggggcggcctaattttgaacctggcagtaggtataaaatgcctttgggtgtggcgagcccatcgtaacaatagcctatatggacaaagcaaatatggtgcctcggaaaaggttagggcgtcccctgctaaaagcgacgcgcagctcttcaggtgctgggggaactgtgaaaaatgggcaaccagcaccaaactacatcaaaattgcaacaattaacgtactgacactgacgggaaagacagaagaactggtggacttcatgatagaaaaagatatagccatacttggactgtgcgagaccaagaagagaggtacaggggagatccctctgagagaaggatacaggctgtattacagcggaggacctgaagcaaaaaatggagtggccatcatacttagaagagaaatccaagaatatctggaatatacaaagtacgtcagcgataggatgatgatgatgagactccagtttgaaaatggcgtgaaagatctatttcagttgtatgccccacaaacgggttgcatagatgaacatctagaggacttcttagaggaagtggagagacagatagaagataaggaagtactattgatgggagatctaaatgcacaagttggagtggaaagacaaggaaaggaagatgttgtagggccctttggatatggaaatgtaaatccagaaggcgagttgttggtggatttttgcatgaggaatcaaatgattgttggaaacacctggtttaggaagaagaacagtcagaagattacaaggtatggctggggagacagacgaacaaagaccatgattgattatataatcgtagagaaagaacaccggaagaaccttgtagatgtaacagccatgcctgaagaagcctttggtggagatcatagagttgtgataggaaaattgaaagttggaaagattgaaaaaccccaattaagaagagagaaaagaattaaagtatggaagttgaaggagaaaagcgtacaagaagaatttcaaagggaaataatacccttggtacccaggacagaggtggggaatgttgaagaggaatggaaaagatttaaggaagcactagttggatgtgcagaaaaggtgtgtggtagaacatcaggaaatgtgaaagacaaagaaacacactggtggaatgatagggtaaagattaaagtgaaggaaaagaaaatggcatggaaggcatggaaaacatctaagactgaagaaagtagaagaaaatatgtggaggcaaagaatttggccaagaaagtagtggaggaagaaaagaggaaaagctgggccttattcacacagaaattgagagatgatacgcagggcagcaagaaattactgtatggtatcttaagaaacaaaaagagagatcaagtaaacaccagatttgtgaaggatgaaggtggcataattttaacaaagccggaagaaataagaaatagatggagagagtattttcagaagctgctgaacataagaacggatgacagtcattcaatggacgaccaggaaagacaattagttgacgaagaaatggataaagaaattacaatgaatgaaattgaaatggcagtaagaaagatgaagaatggaaaagctgctggaatagatgaaatttcagtggagatgataaaggcagctggagctgtaggcctgcagtggacatatcgggttctcaggaatgtctgggagaataaggaggtccctgacgattggcaaaaaggaataatcatcccaattttcaagaaaggtgataagaaagttttgaagaactacaggggaattactctaatatcccatgttgctaagataatggaaagaatactggaaagtagaataaggttgagggttgagaagcagatacaggaaaatcagtttggtttcagaagtggaagatcaacaatagagcccattttcattatgagacaactaatggaaaagcattgggagtacgggaatgatatggtgatgacattcattgatattgaaaaggcatatgacagtgtccctaggacgaaagtttgggacagtctggtgcaaaaaggaattggacagggattaataaaaatgatcatggcattgtataaggaatgttgtagttgcgtgcaaacacaagttggcaggacaagttggttcaaaataactagtgggctgagacagggaagtgttctatcaccaatcctgtttacaatagtaatggatgacatcatgagaacagcaaaagcagcatatagaggaagagaaatgaacatgatgttatttgcagatgatattgtgatttggggagaagacgacaggaaggttcaagaacagttgaatgtggtgaatgggaagattgaagaatgtggattgaaaataagtgtagaaaagagtaaaactcttgttatgacgagaggggagaaagaagggaaaggtcagattagacttgcagacaagcccctggaagtagtggaaacgtttaaatacctggggagtgaattaatggagaatgctcgactggatgctgagattagtaaaaggattcaagctggaagttgtttctatcatagtgtaagaaatatgttatgggacaaagatgtgccaatggaagcaaaggatactatgtacaagatgtattacgtacccataacaacttacggagcagaaacttggacaatgacaaagaaggatgagagtcgaatacaggcagccgaaatgaaattcttgaggagtatgatacagaagagtagacgagacaaaataaggaacgagaaaatccgggaagaaattggagtggaaaaaaatgaatgatagaatagagaagagccgactaagatggtttgggcacataaagcgaatgagcgacgaaagaatgccaaaaaaggtgatggaaatgcaaatccaaggaaggagaggccgtggacgaccacgattgagatggaaggataccatccaacgcagcattatagaaagaaacctggactgggacacagtgttggaggaggagtggtggaaagaccgaagaaagtggagaggaaccatatttgcccctacccggctacagctggataaagggaaatgatgataaagggaaatgatgacaCATATATTTATATGTACATTGAGTTCTATCTTGCTAAGATAGGCTGCTCGGATGAATGAATGTCCGTGATAGTTGACGACTATCTGTAGTTGGTAGAATGACAAGTGTAACTTGTAAAATGTCCGTAGTAGCAGAATGCTAGTTAGGAGTTgtagaacttgcaaggaacttgcggtaAGGTTCATGAATAAcagaatgcttggattgaagtggaagaacttgcagggaacttgtgttAAAGTTCATGAATAGCAGAATGCTAGGAGAGGATGCACGATggcgatacgggaggcaggatgcaTGAGAcaatgtcctgaggtgaaacctcccggccAGAGTTAGTCCAACTAttcagaacacttatttaagagggtacctccgtgtctgacatacggtgtagtctggtTGTTGGACATTGTGAGAGTGCCTGGAGAGGTGGAAACGTCGCTCAGTTTATAGCGCTGGCTGATGTCACAGATGattacgtcagcgcactgcagtccacCTCGTGGTCTCTCAAAACGTCGATGATGGGTGGGCTGCGGAGattgcaggcggcggaggacacacacaacagaatGCCTTTCTTGCAAAGTACGCATTTTtaaactatctttgtcttcacgccaatgcCGGTTCGCTTTAGCTATGCCGTATTatttttgcagctgcacaattattctttatttccgtgggtttaataACCTTTagcttaaaattggcatcataatagcAACGAGAACTccttgaaaatttgctggcaatgcCTGTTCCATGCAGCTCTACGatatgacgatccatcaggaaaatattcctacTGTCTATAAAGctattacttttactcagcgtcaggtaCTACTGGCTACGGCTACGTGCACATCTCGCTTGCCAGGTTCAGCCGACTTCGGTGGCTAGCGATGTGTAGGCTTAATAATGACGTGGATGTTGAAGGACAATGAACAATTATATTGTgccgtggtatggccattccgcccttgcattttttgtgcacatacctcacaatttcatcatttTAAAAGCATCTttgttgcaggccactgaatgcattttttgtacagtacgcatttttaaagttgtctttgtcttcacgctaacgccgaacattggctttagttagacctatgccatattttcttgcggctgcagaattatttttaatttctgcgtgtttaataaccattggcatcataatatcagcGAGaaaccgttgaaaatttgccggcaatacatgTTCAACGTATGTTTGCAATACGACGAAACATCAcaaaaaatattcctgctgtctataaaacttaattttactaagcgtcaggtacagcagatgcattataactctgccactgagtagccgtggcctttctaagaattcaaaggcttgcatgttttgatgccattttgCAGATTTGGGAAATGTTTTTTTAGAGGCTAATACAATGTCATTCTCTCTTCGCtgtttcccaagatccagtgacgttacacagaggcactttACAATCGGTTgctgcggctagcgatgtataataaaggggCAGACGTTGACGAATTTTGTGTGTGCACGGTGGAGGTGGTGCTGGTGAAAAGAAACATCGCGTTTatcgtggtagctgccagtggtgttcattattgTTAGGTCGCGAATGTAAGGTGACTCGTGGTTTTTCACATGGGATTCTAGGAAGAAAAACGTCGTCTTGGgttcggagaaatatggtaataTAAAAGAACTTGTTAGGAATGTTCCAATTGTGTACAGATTGGGACCAATTTTAATGATCATTTTTGAGCATTTCAACAACAGGTTGTTTTGCCTGTAATTTGAACATAATCTTttgattatttttaaaacatttgttaTTTTGTATGATGCTACCTGCACACAATTGGAACATACCTATCAAGTTTATTTATATTAGTCTATTCCCTTTACTTCAAAAGATTAGTGTCAAGTGAAAATCCAAGTATTTAATGTGGACTAAAGGGTATCACAATGTATTTATACATTATAAACCCTGTTTTATTTAATAATGATTGTGTCCTTATTTTAGGTTAACTTGCATAAATGAATATCTGAAGATGACAGAGTCAAacggtcgaaactagtcctgttcataaaaaataaaatctattgattaggtggaataaaaTCATCAGGTTGCAAACCAAGATTGTAAAAAGTGAGTTTCATCCATCAATACAGGCAAAAACGAAAATTATTGCTTACACTGTAATGtccttttttatttttcatttaaaagtcATAGTCCTGAACGATCAACACACAgtcccatacctgccaacttcctGATTTAGACAGGAGATtaccgattttcaacagtttttcccgcctaccgatcattctattatttctcccgatattaacttttttttttggtgaatttcaaacatttgttttcaaatcccgccatttcagctttttacaccagtggccggaagtcattcgctcattggccgctttcaggtgaaatatcgacatttattaatacgagaaatgcacacgaatgtgcgatgtttattgaaacctgtatattgtGACGCCTACATCGATTGTCAATTTCTTGTTCTCGCGTActatgtttgtgttcgttcacatcatTCTAGTTGATTCGGAGTGTTTTTTAGTAATTTATGGACAGAATTTCAGAAACAACAACTAGtgtcttttctagagattttaggagacatttggagacaattctggcgaattttcaTTTATTTGACAAAAATAgcatcttacaaaattgtacaaa is a window of Anabrus simplex isolate iqAnaSimp1 chromosome 13, ASM4041472v1, whole genome shotgun sequence DNA encoding:
- the LOC136884696 gene encoding gastrula zinc finger protein XlCGF46.1 — encoded protein: MEGDVAIKCEPVWIEEDRGSVSMEMTTKDSKAEQDASSVVDTEFIALPEPEVKLEPIDEDLSEDDDDDEDAENRTHDEDEEDDDSSNVRVQGMSNGDVSQDHEATPDLMDDSGSCSQPEDSMLGSGEDKLRCFACSGEFEHEEKLKHHLISHGALKLGLKDNFECYVCSQEFSKKAYLEEHSSSHGSGNYRCPTCLAKFNYHVYLKEHMQVNPDHNPFRCDICGKMYHWVGHLKQHQVTHMPHKEGGKFMCSVCKKELSNRKSFMRHVLSHDIKPEFQCPTCSKAFARKSHLDRHILAHGKSKSFECPLCSKNFVMGNDLNKHISMHGETEQFQCFICYEDIIGREKMNQHLLLHKGVEMFTCSICLKDFSNKKNFRSHASMHSGEKNYKCTICGKEFRRRDYLRAHSAVHKTDRNFQCDKCPKKFVLESSLKKHMAKHMEDDEDSTPFHPEIVSREEPEEIVPDKFVGISQDVLVKQEVEPE